The following proteins are encoded in a genomic region of Nymphalis io chromosome 16, ilAglIoxx1.1, whole genome shotgun sequence:
- the LOC126774389 gene encoding sodium-coupled monocarboxylate transporter 2-like isoform X2, with amino-acid sequence MRNSSFQLSPIYFNVAEYSLFGINLGVVIGIILYFLFVNKKYNTVSGFLFGGKNMSIISISLGLIASHLTSITLLGVPVEIYLRGTQYWASALSLIFVTFLTAVIYLPVFHRLQLSSSFEYLEIRFSTHTRTVAAVLFVVSKLMLLPIVPYVPLLAFRLVTDPLASRVTAVICVACSTLIAIGGLRAIISIGIVTTFLALAGTALPSGLALLPMGFKRMWEISSHGSRLVFYDPDPELAHHTSFFVVTLALSTNWLWKIALSQSSVQKLLAVPTISKARICLAISCVGIILMKMLSCFLGLVIYAWFAGCDPLLTGQIKKHEQLVPHFLNHLSTMFPGICGIFIISIFSATTGCIASIINSISGVVFEEFIRPWMPQSTNEQACCKIMKFLCIMVGLYCACVVWLARELDRLQHVASGVTGITAGTLLGLFTLGIVFSRANCSGALSGCLLSLVLCGWLLIGAENALATGALTFQGKPLVTTGCGKANFTHILVNVTTVIPNAAQLPTKPLQSLFRISFTYCPFAGAVAVLLIGVPMSYLTGKSKVESMNPDVFCPLTRSLLHKLPDRSATVSLELRPPNTQDVYMALDEALKHLKDVIDR; translated from the exons atgaggAATTCATCGTTTCAATTGTCCccgatatattttaatgtagctGAATATTCCTTGTTTGGAATCAATTTGGGTGTTGTGAttggaattattttatactttttgtttgtgaataaaaaatataatacagtttCTGGTTTCCTTTTCGGCGGGAAGAACATGTCAATTATATCAATTTCTTTGGGTTTGATTGCAAG TCACTTGACCAGCATAACGTTACTCGGTGTGCCAGTAGAAATATACTTAAGAGGCACGCAGTATTGGGCATCAGCGTTGTCGCTTATCTTTGTGACTTTCTTAACGGCTGTGATTTATTTACCTG TATTCCACAGACTTCAGCTGTCATCAAGTTTCGAATACTTAGAAATAAGGTTCTCTACACACACACGAACAGTCGCAGCCGTTTTGTTTGTTGTTAGTAAGCTGATGTTGCTGCCGATTGTCCCATATGTACCTCTTCTAGCTTTCCGCTTGG TTACAGATCCCCTAGCTAGTCGTGTTACAGCTGTAATATGCGTTGCGTGTTCTACGCTCATCGCGATTGGAGGCCTTCGTGCTATAATCAGCATTGGCATCGTGACCACTTTCCTGGCATTAGCTGGTACTGCTTTGCCGAGTGGTCTGGCATTACTGCCAATGGGCTTTAAGAGGATGTGGGAAATATCCAGCCACGGAAGTAGATTAGTTTTTTACGA CCCGGATCCTGAACTGGCTCACCACACATCCTTCTTCGTGGTCACATTGGCTCTTAGCACGAACTGGCTTTGGAAGATAGCCCTCAGCCAATCATCTGTGCAAAAGTTGTTAGCGGTCCCCACAATCAGTAAAGCCAGAATATGTTTGGCAATATCATGCGTGGGTATAATACTCATGAAGATGCTGTCTTGTTTTCTGGGACTAGTTATATACGCTTGGTTTGCTGGCTGTGATCCATTACTCACTGGCCAGATTAAAAAACATGAGCAG TTAGTACCTCATTTCTTGAATCACTTATCGACGATGTTTCCAGGGATTTGTGGtatctttataatatctatCTTTAGCGCAACCACAGG GTGTATTGCGTCTATCATAAATTCAATATCAGGGGTAGTGTTTGAAGAATTTATACGACCGTGGATGCCTCAAAGTACAAATGAACAAGCTTGCTGCAAAATTATGAAG TTTCTGTGCATTATGGTTGGTCTATACTGTGCTTGTGTAGTGTGGCTAGCTCGAGAGTTAGACCGGCTCCAGCACGTGGCTTCCGGTGTAACGGGTATAACTGCAGGAACGCTACTTGGCCTTTTTACTCTGGGCATAGTCTTCTCACGAGCGAATTGTTCT GGCGCTTTGAGCGGCTGTCTCTTGAGTCTCGTACTCTGTGGCTGGCTGCTCATAGGGGCTGAGAACGCTCTAGCCACGGGAGCATTGACCTTCCAGGGTAAGCCATTAGTCACCACTGGATGCGGCAAAGCAAACTTCACACATATTTTGGTGAATGTGACAACAGTAATACCGAACGCTGC GCAATTGCCAACAAAACCACTTCAGTCTCTCTTCCGTATATCCTTTACATACTGTCCGTTCGCCGGCGCTGTGGCGGTTCTTCTGATTGGAGTTCCCATGAGCTACCTCACCGGCAAGTCGAAGGTTGAGTCAATGAATCCTGATGTCTTCTGTCCGCTCACACGGAGCTTACTCCACAAGTTACCGGATAGAAGCGCAACAGTGTCTTTAGAACTTCGCCCCCCAAACACCCAAGATGTATATATGGCTTTAGATGAAGCTTTAAAACATTTGAAGGATGTTATAGATCGCTAA
- the LOC126774389 gene encoding sodium-coupled monocarboxylate transporter 2-like isoform X1 has product MRNSSFQLSPIYFNVAEYSLFGINLGVVIGIILYFLFVNKKYNTVSGFLFGGKNMSIISISLGLIASHLTSITLLGVPVEIYLRGTQYWASALSLIFVTFLTAVIYLPVFHRLQLSSSFEYLEIRFSTHTRTVAAVLFVVSKLMLLPIVPYVPLLAFRLVTDPLASRVTAVICVACSTLIAIGGLRAIISIGIVTTFLALAGTALPSGLALLPMGFKRMWEISSHGSRLVFYDPDPELAHHTSFFVVTLALSTNWLWKIALSQSSVQKLLAVPTISKARICLAISCVGIILMKMLSCFLGLVIYAWFAGCDPLLTGQIKKHEQLVPHFLNHLSTMFPGICGIFIISIFSATTGCIASIINSISGVVFEEFIRPWMPQSTNEQACCKIMKFLCIMVGLYCACVVWLARELDRLQHVASGVTGITAGTLLGLFTLGIVFSRANCSGALSGCLLSLVLCGWLLIGAENALATGALTFQGKPLVTTGCGKANFTHILVNVTTVIPNAARQLPTKPLQSLFRISFTYCPFAGAVAVLLIGVPMSYLTGKSKVESMNPDVFCPLTRSLLHKLPDRSATVSLELRPPNTQDVYMALDEALKHLKDVIDR; this is encoded by the exons atgaggAATTCATCGTTTCAATTGTCCccgatatattttaatgtagctGAATATTCCTTGTTTGGAATCAATTTGGGTGTTGTGAttggaattattttatactttttgtttgtgaataaaaaatataatacagtttCTGGTTTCCTTTTCGGCGGGAAGAACATGTCAATTATATCAATTTCTTTGGGTTTGATTGCAAG TCACTTGACCAGCATAACGTTACTCGGTGTGCCAGTAGAAATATACTTAAGAGGCACGCAGTATTGGGCATCAGCGTTGTCGCTTATCTTTGTGACTTTCTTAACGGCTGTGATTTATTTACCTG TATTCCACAGACTTCAGCTGTCATCAAGTTTCGAATACTTAGAAATAAGGTTCTCTACACACACACGAACAGTCGCAGCCGTTTTGTTTGTTGTTAGTAAGCTGATGTTGCTGCCGATTGTCCCATATGTACCTCTTCTAGCTTTCCGCTTGG TTACAGATCCCCTAGCTAGTCGTGTTACAGCTGTAATATGCGTTGCGTGTTCTACGCTCATCGCGATTGGAGGCCTTCGTGCTATAATCAGCATTGGCATCGTGACCACTTTCCTGGCATTAGCTGGTACTGCTTTGCCGAGTGGTCTGGCATTACTGCCAATGGGCTTTAAGAGGATGTGGGAAATATCCAGCCACGGAAGTAGATTAGTTTTTTACGA CCCGGATCCTGAACTGGCTCACCACACATCCTTCTTCGTGGTCACATTGGCTCTTAGCACGAACTGGCTTTGGAAGATAGCCCTCAGCCAATCATCTGTGCAAAAGTTGTTAGCGGTCCCCACAATCAGTAAAGCCAGAATATGTTTGGCAATATCATGCGTGGGTATAATACTCATGAAGATGCTGTCTTGTTTTCTGGGACTAGTTATATACGCTTGGTTTGCTGGCTGTGATCCATTACTCACTGGCCAGATTAAAAAACATGAGCAG TTAGTACCTCATTTCTTGAATCACTTATCGACGATGTTTCCAGGGATTTGTGGtatctttataatatctatCTTTAGCGCAACCACAGG GTGTATTGCGTCTATCATAAATTCAATATCAGGGGTAGTGTTTGAAGAATTTATACGACCGTGGATGCCTCAAAGTACAAATGAACAAGCTTGCTGCAAAATTATGAAG TTTCTGTGCATTATGGTTGGTCTATACTGTGCTTGTGTAGTGTGGCTAGCTCGAGAGTTAGACCGGCTCCAGCACGTGGCTTCCGGTGTAACGGGTATAACTGCAGGAACGCTACTTGGCCTTTTTACTCTGGGCATAGTCTTCTCACGAGCGAATTGTTCT GGCGCTTTGAGCGGCTGTCTCTTGAGTCTCGTACTCTGTGGCTGGCTGCTCATAGGGGCTGAGAACGCTCTAGCCACGGGAGCATTGACCTTCCAGGGTAAGCCATTAGTCACCACTGGATGCGGCAAAGCAAACTTCACACATATTTTGGTGAATGTGACAACAGTAATACCGAACGCTGC caGGCAATTGCCAACAAAACCACTTCAGTCTCTCTTCCGTATATCCTTTACATACTGTCCGTTCGCCGGCGCTGTGGCGGTTCTTCTGATTGGAGTTCCCATGAGCTACCTCACCGGCAAGTCGAAGGTTGAGTCAATGAATCCTGATGTCTTCTGTCCGCTCACACGGAGCTTACTCCACAAGTTACCGGATAGAAGCGCAACAGTGTCTTTAGAACTTCGCCCCCCAAACACCCAAGATGTATATATGGCTTTAGATGAAGCTTTAAAACATTTGAAGGATGTTATAGATCGCTAA